In Campylobacter suis, the following proteins share a genomic window:
- a CDS encoding c-type cytochrome encodes MRAIFLLILPFLMFGADFITKKEHASMLYKNPRGIGCNKCHGENGEGLLISKYKDKNKKTKEIIDKELVSPPINNLTIERFKNGLENPKSVMPSYFLTDEEIVLLYDYVSSLKDKKPKKGAKK; translated from the coding sequence ATGCGGGCTATTTTTTTACTCATTTTGCCTTTTTTGATGTTTGGAGCTGATTTTATAACCAAAAAAGAGCACGCAAGCATGCTTTATAAAAACCCACGCGGCATAGGCTGTAACAAATGCCACGGAGAAAATGGTGAAGGGCTTTTAATATCAAAATACAAAGATAAAAATAAAAAAACTAAAGAAATCATAGACAAAGAGCTTGTCTCGCCACCTATAAATAATCTTACTATTGAGCGGTTTAAAAATGGACTAGAAAATCCAAAAAGCGTTATGCCAAGCTATTTCTTAACAGATGAAGAGATAGTTTTACTTTATGATTATGTTAGTAGTTTAAAAGATAAAAAACCAAAAAAAGGAGCTAAAAAATGA
- the folD gene encoding bifunctional methylenetetrahydrofolate dehydrogenase/methenyltetrahydrofolate cyclohydrolase FolD has protein sequence MQIIDGKTLSAKVKEQIKKETDSLIQAGIKPGLAVILVGEDKASQTYVASKEKACISANINSIMHRLGENTSESELLALINVLNLDDSVDGILVQLPLPKHIDTDKILKAIRADKDVDGFHALNVGKLASGLDAFVPCTPLGVMVMLKEYGIDLSGLNAVVVGRSNIVGKPMANLLLNANATVTITHSRTKNLAEICKGADLLVAAIGKPNFITADMVKENAIVIDVGINRLDDGRLVGDVDFQAVKQKASFITPVPGGVGPMTIAMLLSNTLKSAKERANRLGLKI, from the coding sequence ATGCAAATAATTGACGGAAAAACATTAAGCGCAAAGGTAAAAGAGCAGATAAAAAAGGAGACTGATTCACTTATACAAGCCGGCATAAAGCCTGGTCTTGCAGTTATTTTAGTTGGTGAAGATAAAGCCAGTCAGACATATGTAGCTTCAAAAGAAAAGGCATGTATTAGCGCAAATATAAACTCTATAATGCACCGATTAGGCGAAAATACAAGCGAAAGTGAGCTTTTAGCGCTCATAAATGTACTAAATTTAGATGACAGTGTAGATGGCATTTTAGTCCAGTTGCCGCTACCAAAGCATATTGATACGGATAAAATTTTAAAAGCTATAAGAGCAGACAAAGATGTTGATGGTTTTCACGCTCTAAATGTTGGAAAGCTAGCTAGCGGACTTGATGCCTTTGTGCCTTGCACACCACTTGGTGTAATGGTAATGCTCAAAGAGTACGGCATAGACTTAAGCGGGCTAAATGCTGTTGTTGTAGGACGAAGTAATATCGTTGGAAAGCCTATGGCAAATTTACTCCTAAACGCTAATGCCACCGTAACCATAACCCACTCTAGGACAAAAAATTTAGCTGAAATTTGCAAAGGCGCTGATCTTTTAGTCGCAGCCATTGGTAAGCCAAATTTCATAACCGCTGACATGGTAAAAGAAAATGCTATCGTCATAGATGTAGGCATAAACCGCTTAGATGATGGCAGGCTTGTGGGCGATGTTGATTTTCAAGCAGTTAAACAAAAAGCAAGCTTTATCACGCCAGTGCCAGGCGGAGTTGGTCCGATGACTATTGCCATGCTACTTTCAAA
- a CDS encoding AtpZ/AtpI family protein, with translation MAKVKQVVDAAEYLSLGISIVVAVALGVGLGFWLKSITGWTAMIFVGLAFGIAAACLNVYKAYKHQVKSLDELKDENRYKKGDFNDEDD, from the coding sequence ATGGCAAAGGTAAAACAAGTAGTTGATGCGGCTGAGTATTTAAGTCTAGGAATTTCCATAGTTGTTGCTGTTGCACTTGGTGTAGGACTTGGCTTTTGGTTAAAGAGCATTACTGGCTGGACTGCTATGATATTTGTAGGACTTGCCTTTGGTATTGCTGCGGCTTGCTTAAATGTTTATAAAGCATACAAACACCAAGTAAAAAGTCTTGATGAGTTAAAAGATGAAAACCGCTATAAAAAGGGTGATTTTAATGATGAAGATGACTAA
- a CDS encoding MFS transporter: protein MGSLFFSISLMFIGNGLVVSSCSTLLKQMDVGEIEIGLINACFFVGAIISTIYSNNIISKSGHIRAFGIFTALFGVSAMLHNLSSNLYFWAILRTMLGFCYYGLLVITESWLNERAKNANRSRILAFYECVFYISFAMGILILALNLKVDEIFIVSAAFIMLSSIPLNIIRINPPKIPPKQKVSIPKIFSIVPLALAGSVVAGILINGFFGMAGLFILLQDFTPKEVSFFMTSAMCGGFMSQFFLGSISDKIGRRPAIMIACSVSLVASILFLFAGRNINFLYLLSFFLGSGVFCLYALSLARANDVLEERSTEAVNVGRALLFSYSFGSLVSSIIMGVVIKFLGSDGFIYVYIVLLIALLAFAATQRTIPVEHRTTYEPHVMRTPAIVKEGLEDGDS, encoded by the coding sequence ATGGGATCGCTATTTTTTAGTATCTCGCTAATGTTTATTGGTAATGGACTTGTGGTTAGCTCTTGTTCTACTTTGTTAAAGCAAATGGATGTTGGGGAGATTGAGATAGGGCTTATTAACGCTTGTTTTTTTGTGGGCGCTATCATTAGTACGATCTATTCAAACAACATTATATCAAAGTCAGGGCATATACGGGCATTTGGCATATTTACAGCGCTTTTTGGCGTAAGCGCAATGCTTCATAATCTAAGTTCAAATTTATACTTTTGGGCTATTTTGCGTACAATGCTTGGATTTTGCTACTACGGGCTTTTGGTTATTACTGAAAGTTGGCTAAATGAACGAGCCAAAAATGCAAATCGTTCAAGGATACTGGCATTTTACGAATGTGTATTTTATATCAGCTTTGCGATGGGTATTTTGATACTTGCCCTAAATTTAAAGGTTGATGAAATTTTTATCGTTAGTGCCGCTTTTATTATGCTTTCAAGCATACCTTTAAACATTATCCGTATTAACCCACCAAAAATTCCGCCTAAACAAAAAGTCAGTATCCCTAAAATTTTCTCTATAGTTCCGCTTGCTCTAGCTGGTAGCGTTGTTGCCGGCATACTTATAAATGGCTTTTTTGGTATGGCTGGACTTTTTATACTGCTTCAAGATTTTACTCCAAAAGAGGTTTCATTTTTTATGACATCTGCAATGTGTGGGGGATTTATGTCGCAGTTTTTTTTAGGTTCTATATCTGATAAGATAGGCCGCAGACCAGCTATCATGATAGCTTGCTCTGTTTCTTTGGTGGCTTCTATTTTATTTTTATTTGCAGGCAGAAATATAAATTTCCTTTATCTGCTCTCATTTTTCTTGGGAAGTGGCGTTTTTTGTCTTTATGCGCTCTCTCTTGCTAGGGCAAACGATGTCTTAGAAGAGCGAAGCACTGAGGCAGTAAATGTGGGTAGAGCATTACTTTTTAGCTACTCTTTTGGCTCGCTTGTCTCATCTATAATCATGGGTGTGGTTATAAAATTTTTAGGTTCAGATGGTTTTATATATGTTTATATCGTGCTTTTGATAGCGCTTCTTGCATTTGCAGCCACTCAGCGAACCATACCAGTTGAGCATAGAACTACTTATGAGCCACATGTTATGCGAACGCCTGCGATAGTAAAAGAGGGTCTAGAAGATGGCGATAGCTAA
- the hemL gene encoding glutamate-1-semialdehyde 2,1-aminomutase produces the protein MTNKDAFAQAKKFIPGGVNSPVRAFGSVGAEPVIIQKAQGAYLFDVEGKKYLDFIQSWGPLIFGHCDKDIEDAVIQAVKNGLSYGAPCENETNLARLICEKFDVIKKVRFVSSGTEATMSAIRVARGYAKKDGLIKFEGCYHGHSDALLVKAGSGATTYGNASSAGVPADVVKNTHLAIYNDIKSVEEIFKNHEIGAVIIEPIAGNMGFVPADESFLAGLRKLCDDNGAVLIFDEVMSGFRASATGAMGIYSVKPDMITFGKVIGGGMPVAAFGGRCDIMDCLSPDGAVYQAGTLSGNPVAMAAGLASLTKINNTPELYAKLEKFAKRLMQGFSNAAQKNNIAFQTDVRGSMFGYFFTSKPVKNYADALTSDTKMFAKFHNAMLKRGVYLAPSQFETGFICDAMSEEDIEFAIKMAEQSFDEIA, from the coding sequence ATGACAAATAAAGATGCATTTGCCCAAGCAAAAAAATTTATACCAGGTGGAGTAAATTCGCCAGTTCGCGCTTTTGGTAGCGTGGGCGCTGAGCCAGTGATTATACAAAAAGCACAAGGGGCTTATCTTTTTGATGTTGAGGGTAAAAAATATCTTGATTTTATTCAAAGCTGGGGACCTCTTATCTTTGGGCATTGCGATAAGGATATTGAAGATGCCGTTATACAGGCTGTTAAAAATGGTCTTAGTTATGGAGCGCCTTGTGAAAATGAGACAAATTTAGCGCGTTTGATTTGCGAAAAATTTGATGTTATTAAAAAGGTTCGTTTTGTAAGCTCTGGTACGGAAGCAACGATGAGCGCGATAAGAGTAGCTCGTGGATATGCAAAGAAGGACGGACTTATAAAATTTGAAGGTTGTTATCACGGACACTCTGATGCGCTTTTGGTTAAGGCTGGAAGTGGTGCAACAACTTATGGCAATGCCTCAAGTGCTGGTGTGCCTGCTGATGTTGTAAAAAATACACATTTGGCAATTTATAACGATATAAAAAGTGTTGAAGAAATTTTTAAAAATCATGAAATAGGCGCAGTTATTATCGAGCCTATCGCTGGAAACATGGGCTTTGTTCCAGCTGATGAGAGCTTTTTGGCTGGACTTAGAAAACTTTGTGATGATAATGGTGCCGTACTTATATTTGATGAGGTTATGAGTGGCTTTAGGGCTTCGGCTACGGGAGCGATGGGAATTTATAGTGTTAAGCCAGACATGATAACTTTTGGTAAGGTTATTGGCGGAGGCATGCCTGTGGCGGCATTTGGTGGTCGTTGTGATATAATGGACTGCTTAAGTCCAGATGGAGCAGTATATCAAGCTGGAACACTTAGCGGAAATCCCGTTGCTATGGCTGCTGGACTAGCTTCGCTTACAAAGATAAATAACACTCCAGAGCTTTATGCAAAGCTTGAAAAATTTGCAAAAAGGCTAATGCAAGGCTTTAGTAATGCTGCGCAAAAAAATAATATAGCCTTTCAAACGGATGTTCGTGGCTCTATGTTTGGGTACTTTTTTACTAGCAAACCAGTTAAAAACTATGCGGACGCACTTACAAGTGATACAAAAATGTTTGCAAAATTTCACAATGCTATGTTAAAACGCGGAGTTTACCTTGCTCCAAGTCAGTTTGAAACAGGGTTTATTTGCGATGCGATGAGTGAAGAAGATATAGAATTTGCGATAAAAATGGCAGAACAAAGCTTTGATGAGATAGCATAA